Proteins encoded together in one Asterias rubens chromosome 4, eAstRub1.3, whole genome shotgun sequence window:
- the LOC117289254 gene encoding monocarboxylate transporter 12-like: protein MGALVRECGHWGFAVVFASFTIHLLVMFASTRCAGVLFLSFQNEFQSTTAQTSAIFSIMYSSSYIGDMTGAVLGNHMGYRSTAILGGILNTAGMIGGSFTTRIYQMYFTNALAGIGAGITLMPAIVMVAKYFKTYYPLACGISSSGADIGMLVFGPLMQLLLDTYGWRGTMLVTGAIVGNLLAAGALFRPVRLSPSKTCNKKDTDVEHSGEDKEMLQDSREENHKSTQSEDHGISEVMNQRQSQSNNATNVTLKSQRQKRNLFSAVANLLWFYLLRDSYRLSMIIFTQVVAYRIAFNCFIMFLVPCATTSGISEQDASFLLSVCGIGGIVGRLICGVLTQKASSYAIYQVSMFVSGCAVLLVQFGTTWIYISASMIGITYGIQYTIWRVMMLEIVGVDNMGSAIGIYSCIGLPFSLTMPILSGALYDTTERYSTMFYIFAGFYFLGFAAMFLAPVLKRIEPGIFKKEDIK, encoded by the exons ATGGGCGCTCTTGTGAGGGAATGTGGCCATTGGGGTTTTGCCGTTGTGTTCGCCTCATTCACTATCCATCTTCTAGTCATGTTTGCTTCAACACGCTGCGCTGGAGTACTGTTCTTAAGCTTCCAGAATGAGTTTCAGAGTACAACTGCACAGACAAGCGCCATCTTTAGTATCATGTATTCCTCATCATACATTGGAG ATATGACAGGTGCTGTGCTAGGAAACCACATGGGCTATCGTTCTACGGCTATACTTGGAGGTATACTGAACACTGCTGGGATGATCGGTGGCAGCTTCACAACAAGAATCTATCAGATGTACTTTACAAATGCTCTGGCAG GAATTGGTGCTGGAATCACCTTAATGCCAGCAATTGTTATGGTCGCTAAGTACTTCAAGACGTACTACCCCTTGGCATGCGGAATCTCATCATCTGGAGCAGACATTGGAATGTTGGTGTTCGGTCCATTGATGCAGTTGTTGCTCGATACTTATGGATGGAGGGGAACAATGCTCGTAACTGGAGCAATTGTGGGTAATCTTCTTGCAGCTGGGGCGCTTTTTCGCCCAGTGCGGTTGTCGCCTTCCAAGACTTGCAACAAGAAAGACACAGATGTTGAACACAGCGGGGAAGACAAAGAAATGCTGCAGGATAGTCGAGAGGAGAATCACAAATCAACACAGAGTGAAGATCATGGCATCAGTGAAGTGATGAACCAGAGGCAATCACAAAGTAACAATGCAACAAACGTCACTTTGAAGTCACAACGTCAGAAGAGGAATCTATTCTCCGCAGTTGCCAATTTACTTTGGTTTTATCTTCTCCGAGATTCTTATCGCCTCTCAATGATAATCTTTACTCAAGTCGTAGCTTACCGCATCGCTTTTAACTGTTTTATCATGTTCTTAGTCCCCTGTGCCACTACGTCTGGTATTTCAGAGCAGGATGCGTCCTTTCTTTTAAGTGTCTGTGGAATCGGCGGGATAGTTGGACGTCTTATTTGTGGAGTCCTGACTCAAAAGGCCTCGTCTTACGCCATCTACCAGGTGTCCATGTTCGTTAGTGGATGTGCCGTCTTGCTGGTGCAGTTTGGTACAACCTGGATTTACATTTCTGCATCCATGATTGGGATAACATACGGAATACAGTACACAATCTGGCGAGTCATGATGCTGGAGATAGTTGGAGTGGATAACATGGGGTCTGCCATTGGAATCTACTCATGCATTGGGCTTCCATTTTCACTCACAATGCCCATTTTATCAG GTGCCCTCTACGATACAACTGAGAGATACTCCACTATGTTCTACATATTTGCAGGGTTCTATTTCCTTGGATTTGCGGCCATGTTTCTGGCGCCAGTTTTGAAAAGGATTGAACCCGgcatttttaagaaagaggacataaaataa